In Gloeocapsa sp. PCC 73106, the genomic stretch GATGTGTTTGTCGAAACATCTTACCTTTTAAAGAGGTGGATGTGTAAGCTATTGCTATTAATAAAATCAAAGAAGTTAGTCGCTTTGTATTAGCCTTACTTCCTTCTAGATTATAGCCCCCCGTCTTGCAATCTTTGAACATTGCTTCAATACCAGTTCTTGCTTTATAAACTTTCAAGACATCTTCAATTGTAGCTAAATTAGTTAAGATAATCCAAGGCTGTTCTTCTTGTTTTTCTTTATACTTTCGTTTCCAGTAAGCTCCCACATTAAATTTTCCAAATCCTTTTTCTTTGGTGACAGAAACCTCCGTGAGAAACTTTTTCATTCCAGGCATTATTTTCAATTTTTCAAAGGTTTGATAATCTTTATTTGTCTTTTTATAATTAGTTGGTAGTTTTTGACGAAACGCGAAGAACACTTGTTGCTTTTTTCCTATTTGTTTTAACCAATAACCTAACTTAACACTATGAAATTCGCGGTCACCTATGATGACCAATTCATACTCTCTTAATAAACGAAGAACTGGTCGGATTAATGCTTGTTGTTCGGCTAAATTACTAGCCCCTCTTTTGTTTAAAAGTAGCCAATAGATGGGTAAAGCCCGTTTTTTCCAGATAACAGCAACTACAAAAACATTTTTATCTTTCCACTGAGTTCGGTCAATAGTTATAATTAAACGAGACCCGATTTTAAACTCTTTATTAATCAGAGATTTAATGAGAGGGAACCACAACAAAGAAACACTTAAGGCTGACAAAATTAGAAAGCGTTGGATATGTTTTCTTCTACTTTCATAAAGGATTGGTAAAGGAAAACAAGCTGCTAATCTTTCTATTCTCACCTGTTTATGAATCATGAGTAACCACAGCAAAATTCTTAAAGCTTCTATTTGCGTTTGGGTTAAATATTTGGTAAAATGGGATTCGTATTCTAATAAAATACTCATAAATTAATCAAAAAGTATTTAAACAATCTGATTATTTTTATCACAAAATCGGATTGTTTTTTCTTTTAGCTCGGGTTGACTTTTAAATCAATTTTTGGCGTCCTTGTCCTGTCATTCTCAAACACCTTCATTCTCAATAAGCGCAAAATTTTTAAACTATTTTTTTAGCGATCGCAATCGCCAAACTTCAGTATCAACAAGGTTTATAGCCACCCTGTCACCCCGTCAGAGGCTTTAATCTCTTCTCGCCCCTGCAGAAATTCCGCTCGGTTGCGCCATTCGGAATCCTCGGTGTAAGCGAGAGCGACTTTTTCGGGATTGCGCGTGTTCCAAGCGTCTTCGGCTGCTTGAACTTTGGCTTTTGCTGTTTCTAGCGTAAAGGGAGGTAAAGGTGGTTTTGTTTCCATGGTTGGCTGGTTGTTGGGACGATTAGATCATTGGAGCCAGAGCATCAACCATTGATGACCATTGGCAAGAATTTGCCAAAGTCCAATGAAGGCTAAAACCCTGGTGATGTAGGTGCTCCAATCGGTTTTTGCTATCTGTTTGGCGAGCACATCGTGTCGTTTCATCAGTGCTGCTCCGGATTACCATTTCTTGTAGGGAAGGAACTTGCCATTCATCGTTACTTTGACGCGATCGCCCTTGGGATCTTCCACTTTCTCAATATCTAACGTGAAGTCGATCGCACTCATGATGCCATCCCCAAACTTCTCATGAATGATCTCCTTCATTGGCATTCCATACACCTGCATGATTTCGTAAAAGCGATAGATCAGGGGATCAGTGGGAACAACCGGCCCTAATCCTTTAACCGAAGATGCGGTGAGTTCAGCCACCAAATCCTCGCTTAACCCCAAGGTGTGTAACAACTTACTGGCTTCATCAGCGGAAGCACTGGCTTGCCGATAGATCACGGCAGCAATCCAGACTTCGTCGCGACCGATTGCCTGCTCTAAGTCAGCAAAGGTAATCCCTTTGGCCTTTTTGGCTGCCAAAAGAGTGGCAGTAATGGGGGAGATTTCAGTGTTTGACATGGATGACTCCTTTCAATTTAGTTCGGTTACCTTCAATCTAAAATCCAAAATCTTTATTTGCGAATGCGGGATTCTTCCACAGCCCGGGTTTCATAGGAAAGATGTTGTTCCATTGCCGCTTTCAAGTCGTGATAGCCCGGATATTGATCAAGTTCCTCACGCCGACGCGGACGAGGAAACGACACATCCAAGACTTGGGCAATGCGCGCCGCTGGACCCCGTGTCATCATTACAATCTGATCGGATAACAGCAGTGCCTCTTCAATACTGTGGGTAATCAGAATCACCGATTTGCGTTCCTGCTCCCAAATTCGCTCAACTTCGTCCTGGAGGAAGCCTCGTGTTAGTGCATCCAACGCCCCAAATGGCTCATCCATCAACAGTATCTGGGGATTAATGGCTAAGGCGCGGGCAATGCCAACCCGCTGTTTCATGCCGCCTGAGAGTTCATGGGGATGTTTGGTTTCGGTTCCTCGCAACCCCACCAAGCCAATGTACTCTTGCACGATCGACTTGCGTTGGGCGATCGCCATGGAGGGAAACACAGTTTCCACAGCAAACTGAATGTTTTCGGCAACTGTCATCCAGGGCATCAGGGCATAATTTTGAAACACGACCCCGCGATCAGGACCCGGTGCAGCAATGATCTGACCATTGATGCTGACATGACCGGTTGTGGGTTGAGATAAACCGGCGATGATATTCAGCAATGTGGACTTGCCACAACCTGATGGGCCAATGATGGATACAAACGTGTTAGGCAATACTTCTAGGTCAATATCCGCGATCGCCACAAATTCTTTGGAAGTCCGCCGCCGCAGGTTATCCACAAGACTCGTTCGTCCGTTAAATACTTTAGAAATATTGTGCAGTGACAAATGAGCAGATGTTGTTTCGACTGAAGAAAGCGTGATTTTTGGAGTATTCATGACTAATCCCTTTGCCCAAAAGAAACCCAATGTTGCAGTAAACCAAACAGACGATCCATCAGCAACCCCACCAGCCCCACAATTAAAATGGCTGTGATAATGCTGGTGATCTTCAAGTTGTTCCATTCATTCCAAACGAAATAGCCAATCCCACCGCTAAGCAAAATTTCTGCCGCCACGATCACTAGCCAGGCAATCCCGAGGCTAATCCGCAATCCGGAGACAATACTTGGTGCGGCAGCAGGCAGAATCACTTTGGTAATGGTGCGCCAACGGGAAGCTCCTAAGGTACTAGCTACGTTGAGGTAAGCCGGATCGACATTGCTCACCCCAAACCGGGTGTTGATCAGGGTGGGCCAAATGCTGGTAATCGCAATCACAAACAAGGCTGTTTTTTCTGAGTCTCGCATCAACGCCAAACCCAGCGGCAACCAGGCTAAGGGCGAAACGGGACGGAGAATTTGAATGAAAGGATCAACGGCTTTAGACACAACTGGGGATAAGCCAATTAGAACGCCGAGAGGAATAGCGATCGCCGATCCAATCAGAAATCCGCTCGTGACTCGGCGTAAACTGGTCAATAATAGCAGTCCGATGCCCTGATCATTGGGTCCATTGTCAAAGAAAGGATTCGAGATCCAGAACCAGAAATCGGCGATCGTCTGGCTGGCGGAGGGCATAATCGGCAGAAACAGCTTGAAGTGTACGCCTAGTTCCCAGAGAGCTAAAAACGAGCCCAGAATCACCCCAAACAACAGAAAGGCTCGTTGATCCGTATTCAATCTGAAGGATTTTGTCTGCGCTCGGGCAGACCGTAAAACGGGATTTGTCATGACTATCACTCCGACTAAACCTTGAACTTTTTGATCTGCTCGTCGATGTAGGCTGCGGGATTCTTGGGGTCAAAGGTATCGTACTTGAGCGTTTCAGAGCGCTCTGCGGTAGTAGGTGGTGTTTGACCCAGTTCCTTCTGCAACTCTGCGGCTACATCTGTGAGAAAGATGTCTTGAGCAATTTTGTCATAGTCAGCTTTGTCCTTAGGCATCAGATCCCACCGCACCAACTGAGAGGAAATCCACTTGGCAAAGCTCTTCCAGGGATAGGGGTCAAAGCTAATGCGATCAGGCACATCCTGGGTATTGCCTAAGCCATCCTCAAATTTGCCCGTTAACACCGCTTCCACCACGGGCAGTGGCTGATTCAGATACTTGCGCCCAATCAAGG encodes the following:
- a CDS encoding IS4 family transposase, producing the protein MSILLEYESHFTKYLTQTQIEALRILLWLLMIHKQVRIERLAACFPLPILYESRRKHIQRFLILSALSVSLLWFPLIKSLINKEFKIGSRLIITIDRTQWKDKNVFVVAVIWKKRALPIYWLLLNKRGASNLAEQQALIRPVLRLLREYELVIIGDREFHSVKLGYWLKQIGKKQQVFFAFRQKLPTNYKKTNKDYQTFEKLKIMPGMKKFLTEVSVTKEKGFGKFNVGAYWKRKYKEKQEEQPWIILTNLATIEDVLKVYKARTGIEAMFKDCKTGGYNLEGSKANTKRLTSLILLIAIAYTSTSLKGKMFRQTH
- a CDS encoding DUF1348 family protein, yielding METKPPLPPFTLETAKAKVQAAEDAWNTRNPEKVALAYTEDSEWRNRAEFLQGREEIKASDGVTGWL
- the cynS gene encoding cyanase; amino-acid sequence: MSNTEISPITATLLAAKKAKGITFADLEQAIGRDEVWIAAVIYRQASASADEASKLLHTLGLSEDLVAELTASSVKGLGPVVPTDPLIYRFYEIMQVYGMPMKEIIHEKFGDGIMSAIDFTLDIEKVEDPKGDRVKVTMNGKFLPYKKW
- a CDS encoding ABC transporter ATP-binding protein, which gives rise to MNTPKITLSSVETTSAHLSLHNISKVFNGRTSLVDNLRRRTSKEFVAIADIDLEVLPNTFVSIIGPSGCGKSTLLNIIAGLSQPTTGHVSINGQIIAAPGPDRGVVFQNYALMPWMTVAENIQFAVETVFPSMAIAQRKSIVQEYIGLVGLRGTETKHPHELSGGMKQRVGIARALAINPQILLMDEPFGALDALTRGFLQDEVERIWEQERKSVILITHSIEEALLLSDQIVMMTRGPAARIAQVLDVSFPRPRRREELDQYPGYHDLKAAMEQHLSYETRAVEESRIRK
- the ntrB gene encoding nitrate ABC transporter permease, yielding MTNPVLRSARAQTKSFRLNTDQRAFLLFGVILGSFLALWELGVHFKLFLPIMPSASQTIADFWFWISNPFFDNGPNDQGIGLLLLTSLRRVTSGFLIGSAIAIPLGVLIGLSPVVSKAVDPFIQILRPVSPLAWLPLGLALMRDSEKTALFVIAITSIWPTLINTRFGVSNVDPAYLNVASTLGASRWRTITKVILPAAAPSIVSGLRISLGIAWLVIVAAEILLSGGIGYFVWNEWNNLKITSIITAILIVGLVGLLMDRLFGLLQHWVSFGQRD